One segment of Paenibacillus rhizovicinus DNA contains the following:
- a CDS encoding amylo-alpha-1,6-glucosidase, translating to MDYRVIKEGNVFFLTDLRGDVTGNDEAGHGLYTQDTRFLSRMELYIDGEKPALLHSDADKSYYASFRSMKVSKDDGAIELLRERYIYDGILYERVSLTNFFPRSVSFDFAAAFDADFQDMFIVRKYRTGEVGEIVGRDIGDHAVSIRYQGKDDILRETHIAWDWPEAAKPAPDGGIHFTVSLAPGESKQICFTIAPMLNGQSSNVHTFDQGLRLLDNAYETWYADTTAVASNVPLFDELYNRGVQDMRMLLTDLGYGQTPVAGLPWFAVPFGRDSLITSLFMLPLNAHQAKGTLRTLAAYQGTKNDPSRDEQPGKIMHEIRFGELVNTKQSPFSPYYGSVDATPLFLVVLGEYVRWTGDTALVEELKPNVIRALSWIDSHIGGAEEGFLTYRQEAEKGFPNQGWKDSSNSIMHDNGEYASSPIALSEVQGYVYQAKKALAPILKQLGDIDLAKKLDDEAESLRLRFEQAYWMEDERFYAIALDQEQRQVRSVTSNPGHLLLSGLPNPARAKLVAGRLTAEDMFNGYGVRTMSTKAAGYYPMSYHNGSVWPHDNGMILLGLSRLGMKREAEQLLSGLLEASKSFEYQRLPELFCGYDKAVSGKPIPYPTTCSPQAWSGATTFVFLQAMLGITPDAQARQIRMNPFLPDGFDELTARRIAIGEGHLSVKLTRALASAENCVQCEIIGNTTGYELILE from the coding sequence ATGGACTACCGAGTCATTAAAGAAGGAAACGTATTTTTTCTTACCGACCTCCGCGGCGATGTGACGGGCAACGATGAGGCCGGGCATGGCTTATATACGCAGGATACGCGCTTTCTTAGCCGAATGGAGCTCTATATAGACGGGGAGAAGCCCGCGCTTCTTCATTCCGATGCCGACAAAAGCTATTACGCGTCCTTTCGGTCGATGAAGGTCAGCAAAGACGATGGCGCAATCGAGCTGCTTCGGGAGCGATACATTTACGACGGGATTCTTTATGAGCGGGTGTCGCTGACGAATTTCTTTCCCCGGTCGGTAAGCTTCGATTTCGCGGCGGCTTTCGATGCGGATTTTCAGGATATGTTTATCGTCCGCAAATACCGTACCGGTGAGGTTGGCGAAATCGTCGGGCGGGACATCGGCGATCACGCGGTGAGCATCCGTTATCAGGGCAAGGATGACATCCTGCGGGAGACGCATATTGCGTGGGACTGGCCTGAGGCCGCGAAGCCGGCTCCCGACGGCGGCATTCATTTTACCGTTTCCTTGGCGCCAGGGGAATCCAAGCAGATTTGCTTTACAATTGCACCGATGCTTAACGGGCAAAGCTCCAATGTCCACACCTTCGATCAAGGGTTGCGGCTGCTGGATAATGCCTATGAAACGTGGTATGCGGATACGACGGCTGTCGCATCGAATGTGCCGTTGTTCGACGAGCTGTACAACCGCGGCGTCCAGGATATGCGCATGCTGCTGACAGACTTGGGCTATGGGCAAACGCCGGTGGCAGGCCTGCCGTGGTTTGCGGTGCCCTTTGGCCGCGACAGCCTCATCACGTCCTTGTTCATGCTTCCGCTGAATGCCCATCAGGCGAAAGGAACGCTGAGAACGCTGGCCGCCTATCAGGGAACGAAGAACGATCCGTCCCGGGATGAACAGCCCGGGAAAATCATGCATGAAATCCGCTTCGGAGAGCTGGTGAATACGAAGCAATCGCCGTTCTCGCCATATTACGGCTCCGTAGATGCAACGCCGTTATTCCTAGTGGTCCTTGGCGAATACGTCCGCTGGACGGGAGACACGGCGCTTGTCGAGGAATTGAAGCCGAATGTGATCCGGGCGCTCTCCTGGATCGACAGCCATATCGGCGGCGCGGAAGAGGGCTTCCTCACGTATCGTCAGGAAGCGGAGAAAGGATTCCCGAACCAAGGCTGGAAGGATTCCAGCAACTCCATCATGCACGACAATGGCGAATATGCTTCATCTCCCATTGCGCTGTCCGAAGTTCAAGGCTATGTCTATCAGGCGAAGAAGGCGCTTGCCCCCATTCTCAAGCAGTTGGGTGACATCGATCTGGCGAAGAAGCTGGATGACGAGGCGGAGTCACTGAGGTTAAGGTTCGAACAGGCCTATTGGATGGAAGACGAGCGCTTCTACGCAATCGCCTTGGACCAGGAGCAGAGACAGGTGCGCTCCGTGACGTCCAATCCCGGGCATCTGCTGCTTTCGGGCTTGCCGAATCCGGCCCGCGCGAAGCTTGTGGCCGGCAGACTTACCGCCGAGGATATGTTTAACGGCTACGGCGTCCGCACCATGAGCACGAAAGCAGCCGGCTATTACCCGATGAGCTATCACAACGGCAGCGTATGGCCCCATGACAACGGCATGATTCTGCTTGGCCTAAGTCGGCTCGGGATGAAGCGAGAAGCCGAGCAGCTCCTGTCCGGATTGCTCGAGGCGTCCAAGTCCTTCGAATACCAGCGGCTGCCTGAACTATTCTGCGGCTATGACAAGGCAGTATCCGGCAAGCCCATCCCTTATCCGACGACATGCTCTCCGCAAGCATGGTCCGGCGCGACGACGTTCGTGTTCTTGCAGGCCATGCTGGGCATAACGCCGGATGCGCAGGCAAGACAAATTCGTATGAATCCGTTCCTGCCGGACGGATTCGACGAGCTGACGGCACGGCGCATCGCAATCGGGGAAGGACATTTGTCCGTGAAGCTTACCCGAGCGCTCGCGTCGGCCGAGAATTGCGTCCAATGCGAGATCATCGGGAATACGACCGGCTACGAGCTTATTCTGGAATAA
- a CDS encoding response regulator gives MKIIIADDEPLVRIGIKSSFNWAEAGMEIVGEAADGQEALQLIEELQPDIVILDIKMPKKDGIEVLAELRDRGMRTKVIMLSSFDDFVHVKQAMQLGALDYFHKPSMNVQEIISLLQNIQAEARENRMSGAEAAEVKPGKAAILRELLAGSAERAEETRLKESNLYAVVFKVKRFGQILKRYTQGNAAYLPTTIFNIVSELLAKEQETECVPMEDNAFLVVLSHGDSNSAQASFTHVNEIVYMIHNAMKRFLNIDPIFGISNAFHAYAELPQAVDQARRALDMKFYHPNDPVLYYQNRKRDDESVQEQIGAAIVAMKDCLKEEKYDAFAAALASWEKLLQDCEGMNEREVKKVYEGLLFMLSVGDDESLPAGEYAQLEDFTECSSYYHAVFNEKLRTRIMGKNKEYSPLIRNVVQFIDTRYSEKISLKLLGDTFHSSPHYISRLFKQEVGRGVFDYLNVVRIRQAKELLKDYRNKIYEIAEKVGFNSQVHFAIVFNKYEGMSPSDFRKELN, from the coding sequence ATGAAAATCATAATCGCGGACGACGAGCCGCTAGTTCGAATCGGCATCAAGTCGTCGTTTAATTGGGCGGAAGCCGGAATGGAAATCGTCGGAGAAGCAGCGGACGGACAGGAAGCGCTCCAATTAATCGAGGAGCTGCAGCCGGATATCGTAATTCTGGACATCAAGATGCCGAAGAAAGACGGCATCGAGGTATTAGCGGAGCTTCGGGACCGCGGCATGAGAACCAAGGTCATCATGCTAAGCAGCTTTGACGATTTCGTTCATGTCAAACAAGCGATGCAGCTAGGCGCTTTGGATTATTTCCATAAACCGAGCATGAACGTTCAGGAAATTATCAGCTTGCTTCAAAACATCCAGGCGGAAGCGCGAGAAAACAGGATGAGCGGTGCGGAAGCAGCGGAGGTCAAGCCGGGGAAGGCTGCGATTCTCCGGGAGCTGCTTGCAGGAAGCGCGGAACGCGCGGAAGAAACCAGGCTGAAGGAAAGCAATCTATACGCGGTTGTGTTCAAGGTCAAGCGGTTCGGACAGATTCTGAAGCGGTACACGCAGGGGAATGCGGCCTATTTGCCCACCACCATTTTCAATATCGTCAGCGAGCTGTTGGCGAAGGAGCAGGAAACGGAATGCGTGCCGATGGAAGATAATGCGTTCCTTGTTGTCCTTTCGCACGGCGATTCCAACAGCGCGCAGGCTTCGTTCACGCATGTCAATGAAATCGTATATATGATTCATAACGCCATGAAACGGTTTCTCAATATTGATCCTATTTTCGGCATTAGCAATGCCTTTCATGCATATGCGGAGCTTCCCCAGGCCGTTGATCAGGCCAGAAGAGCGCTCGACATGAAGTTTTACCATCCGAACGATCCAGTATTGTATTATCAGAACCGCAAACGCGACGATGAGTCGGTCCAGGAGCAGATCGGTGCGGCGATCGTGGCTATGAAGGACTGCTTGAAGGAGGAGAAATACGATGCTTTCGCTGCTGCGCTCGCAAGTTGGGAGAAGTTGCTCCAGGACTGTGAAGGGATGAATGAAAGAGAAGTCAAAAAGGTGTACGAGGGTCTGCTGTTCATGTTGTCGGTCGGAGACGACGAGAGTCTGCCCGCCGGAGAATACGCTCAGCTTGAGGATTTTACAGAATGCTCCTCATACTACCACGCCGTGTTTAACGAGAAGCTGCGGACCCGTATTATGGGGAAAAACAAGGAATATAGTCCTCTAATCCGGAACGTGGTTCAATTTATCGATACCCGTTACAGCGAGAAAATCTCGCTTAAGCTGCTTGGCGATACGTTTCATTCCAGCCCGCACTATATCAGCAGACTTTTCAAGCAAGAGGTGGGCAGAGGCGTATTCGATTATCTGAACGTCGTGCGAATTCGGCAGGCCAAGGAGCTGCTAAAGGACTACCGGAACAAAATCTATGAAATTGCGGAAAAAGTCGGCTTTAACAGCCAGGTGCATTTTGCGATCGTGTTTAACAAATATGAAGGGATGTCGCCCTCGGACTTCCGCAAGGAGCTTAATTAG
- a CDS encoding carbohydrate ABC transporter permease: MRAGGDTTAERRITTKESQSWLRKVLDSDLSVGWLFSLPFLMLWVWWFFYPFLQSFIRSFQDANFAALDQAKFIGLQNYVKILQDHEFYRAVLHSLEIVVIAVPLQTIIGLIMAILVNQKIKGKGLFRTLFFIPYITSQIAITTVFMTLFKQGTFVTDFIGLFGFGNVTWFADTHYALVFIAILFIFQQCGFSMIVYLSGLQEVPKDLYEAGQIDGASRWAQFRYITVPYLKPITFFIVSVATILGFQIFDQIAAISRYGALGSPAGATNTVVTYFYQNGIRYLNIGYGSAAVVLFFFIILIITFLQKKLLDEKG; the protein is encoded by the coding sequence ATGCGTGCTGGTGGAGATACAACCGCGGAGAGGCGGATAACAACCAAAGAAAGCCAATCATGGCTGCGTAAAGTCTTGGATTCGGATCTATCAGTAGGCTGGCTGTTCAGCCTGCCGTTTCTGATGCTGTGGGTATGGTGGTTCTTCTACCCGTTCCTGCAGTCCTTTATTCGAAGCTTCCAGGACGCGAACTTCGCTGCATTGGACCAAGCGAAATTCATTGGATTGCAAAATTACGTGAAGATCCTGCAGGATCATGAATTTTACCGTGCGGTTCTGCATTCCTTGGAAATCGTGGTCATCGCCGTACCGCTGCAAACCATCATCGGCTTGATCATGGCGATTCTCGTGAATCAAAAGATCAAAGGGAAGGGTCTGTTCAGGACACTGTTTTTCATTCCGTACATCACTTCCCAAATCGCGATTACTACGGTGTTCATGACGCTGTTCAAGCAAGGCACCTTCGTGACCGACTTTATCGGATTGTTCGGCTTTGGCAATGTGACCTGGTTTGCGGATACGCATTATGCACTGGTATTCATTGCGATCCTATTTATTTTCCAGCAATGCGGTTTCAGCATGATCGTGTATTTGTCCGGCCTGCAGGAAGTGCCCAAGGACTTATACGAGGCAGGCCAGATCGACGGCGCATCCAGATGGGCGCAATTTCGCTACATTACGGTGCCCTATTTGAAACCTATTACCTTTTTCATCGTTTCGGTGGCGACGATTCTCGGTTTTCAAATTTTCGACCAAATTGCCGCCATTTCCAGATACGGTGCGCTTGGATCTCCGGCGGGTGCCACGAATACCGTCGTAACTTATTTCTATCAGAATGGAATTCGCTATCTGAATATCGGCTACGGCAGCGCGGCCGTGGTGCTGTTCTTCTTCATCATTTTGATTATTACGTTCCTTCAGAAAAAACTGCTGGATGAAAAGGGGTGA
- a CDS encoding carbohydrate ABC transporter permease, with protein sequence MTSRKSLTLIGNYALLIVLGLLFALPFLYTLYTSVLHLEDVNKWAGISKWTFANYRLFFTNDAYNVPKWLVNTIVITALVILGNFIINPMVGFALAKLDFPGKNLIYWIVVASMMVPYHMILIPVYVNVAHLGWLNSVLGLTVPFLYQCLYIFMLRQFFMSIPNEFIEAARIDGLTKMGAFWRIVFPLAKSSLITMSILAFSGTWNSYLIPSTFTSDPAKYVLVVGLNSVKDQFFENTPLIMSGVVLTTLPILIFFFIFQKQYIEGISSSGVKG encoded by the coding sequence ATGACTAGCAGAAAGAGCCTCACTCTGATCGGCAATTATGCGCTCCTGATCGTGCTCGGATTGCTCTTTGCCCTTCCGTTTCTCTATACGCTGTACACCTCGGTGCTTCATCTGGAGGACGTCAACAAATGGGCAGGGATATCGAAATGGACGTTTGCCAATTATCGATTGTTCTTTACCAATGATGCCTATAATGTGCCGAAATGGCTTGTCAATACGATCGTAATCACGGCGCTCGTCATCCTCGGGAATTTCATCATTAATCCCATGGTCGGATTTGCTCTTGCGAAGCTGGACTTCCCTGGCAAAAACTTGATCTACTGGATCGTCGTAGCTTCCATGATGGTGCCGTACCATATGATTCTGATTCCGGTCTACGTGAACGTGGCCCATCTCGGCTGGCTGAACTCCGTCCTGGGATTAACAGTGCCGTTCCTATACCAATGCTTGTATATTTTCATGCTGCGACAGTTTTTCATGAGCATTCCGAATGAGTTTATCGAAGCGGCTAGAATAGACGGACTTACGAAAATGGGCGCTTTCTGGCGAATCGTATTTCCGCTTGCCAAGTCGTCGCTCATTACGATGTCGATTCTGGCCTTCTCCGGAACCTGGAACAGCTACCTCATCCCGAGCACGTTTACGAGCGACCCGGCGAAATATGTCCTGGTGGTCGGATTGAACAGCGTGAAGGATCAGTTCTTTGAGAATACGCCGCTTATTATGTCAGGGGTCGTGCTGACGACATTGCCGATCTTGATTTTCTTCTTTATTTTTCAGAAGCAATATATCGAAGGCATATCGAGCTCCGGCGTGAAAGGCTGA
- a CDS encoding ABC transporter substrate-binding protein, giving the protein MSKKLRAGKAIVLMICMVVVLAACGSKGNNEKDSGQASPGTGKKTTVTMGFWGTAEDLKIYQDAASSISKQYPNIDLKIKQYPSSDQFWNTLPGEIAAGVAPDFIKTTNEGSYEYITKGLFAPLDDLIGPAGVDLNRYVSSANDIWKVDGKQYALPSSVIPGMFFINEELWKQAGLGAYPTTWDEVEAAAKKLTTKDVHGIVINIDPYHITNYVKSYGGGWDNGKAINSQANVNGLQKIFDMYKDGAAVTPKSLGFGWDGEVFANGKAAMTTGGYWYKGFLKDAAPNLKYVTLPIPKGTTEGSTMIADGYVVLKDAKDKQAALQAAYYMTNDQTQTAFMKNGSNSAVKTLTPQYFQENPEFKSVEPALKTATDFAYPAETKKFKDELVNQIEATILGGAKKSPKEILDAIQQQFK; this is encoded by the coding sequence ATGAGCAAGAAACTGAGGGCTGGAAAAGCGATTGTGCTGATGATTTGTATGGTTGTCGTGCTGGCTGCCTGCGGAAGCAAAGGCAACAACGAGAAAGATAGCGGACAAGCTTCGCCGGGTACCGGCAAAAAAACGACGGTGACGATGGGCTTCTGGGGAACCGCGGAGGATCTGAAAATTTATCAGGATGCCGCCTCCAGTATTTCCAAGCAATACCCGAACATCGATCTCAAGATCAAGCAATATCCGAGCAGCGATCAATTCTGGAATACGCTTCCGGGTGAAATTGCAGCAGGCGTAGCGCCCGACTTCATTAAAACGACGAACGAAGGCTCTTACGAATACATTACGAAAGGCTTGTTCGCTCCGCTGGACGATTTGATCGGTCCTGCCGGCGTGGATCTAAACCGTTATGTGTCTTCCGCGAACGACATTTGGAAGGTGGACGGGAAGCAATACGCGCTGCCAAGCAGCGTAATACCGGGGATGTTCTTCATCAATGAAGAGCTGTGGAAGCAAGCGGGCCTTGGCGCGTACCCAACCACGTGGGATGAAGTGGAAGCGGCTGCGAAGAAGCTGACGACCAAGGATGTGCACGGCATCGTTATCAATATTGATCCGTACCATATTACCAACTATGTGAAGAGCTACGGCGGCGGCTGGGACAATGGCAAAGCGATCAACTCGCAGGCGAACGTTAACGGACTTCAAAAGATTTTCGATATGTACAAGGACGGCGCAGCCGTAACGCCGAAATCGCTTGGCTTCGGCTGGGACGGCGAAGTGTTCGCGAACGGCAAAGCGGCCATGACGACGGGCGGTTACTGGTATAAAGGCTTCTTGAAGGATGCGGCTCCGAACTTGAAATACGTCACGCTTCCGATTCCAAAAGGAACGACGGAGGGCAGCACGATGATCGCGGACGGATACGTCGTACTGAAAGATGCGAAAGATAAGCAAGCGGCTCTGCAAGCGGCTTATTACATGACGAACGATCAAACGCAAACGGCGTTCATGAAGAACGGCAGCAACTCCGCCGTCAAGACGCTTACGCCGCAATATTTCCAAGAAAATCCGGAATTCAAATCAGTCGAGCCGGCTTTGAAAACGGCAACCGACTTTGCTTATCCGGCCGAAACGAAGAAATTCAAGGACGAGCTTGTGAATCAAATCGAAGCTACGATCCTCGGCGGGGCTAAAAAATCACCGAAGGAAATCCTGGATGCGATTCAACAACAATTCAAGTAA